A window from Littorina saxatilis isolate snail1 linkage group LG9, US_GU_Lsax_2.0, whole genome shotgun sequence encodes these proteins:
- the LOC138976008 gene encoding toll-like receptor 2 — protein MRSTQKSLNPFHILSPSFQGGVIPFVVHRRLLTMESSVKPGFLCCAFLALAVCSGHLGSTSYGVTLPSPTSAARDTQGHQRWSRGKLCFQDKCACYKEVANCSHNDGSLSFIPKLNFRRPIRRLVFGDNNLTSIPTDDFFKNVSGVRVLDLQNNDLKEISPGAFRPLTNLSELILDSNKLKYDTLLSVFSAKTLRKLSARNMSLGTMPSGYFFRKLMPPQFFLIDLSDNSLKCLNLSEFQAFPRLKSLFARSSRIYRVYVSAIPSLRVLRLQDNALHDFLDTCTENGSSLFPNLRILDLIDNKFSGFKGKQICLPKLHTLSLNKNNIKHIKTDMFGGHRFPRLRQLNLGDITSIKAIDEFAFRNPRLRFLGLNRCQIRFSDVSVNPLCFAESPRLVQLQLDHNFLAGLLDEKFSQLFGSVKNLTRLYLGKCDIHSISKRAFATGMRRLSELYLHRNKIADLPDGVFDSLNSLQKLTLGLNQLHTVQESLFSPELRGRLVHLDLSGNPFICDCNLLWLQKWFVASSSLFDNYTHYTCNNLNSIDLVDFALKEEGCFFSQDTLKAMIGCVVLFVVSLVGLAVVYQYRWHIRLKLTFRNINDFRSRRLENSVAEYDIFVSCAEEDQSWVEQNLVPHLEGRLGLRLCLQDRDTRPNKPVIKNILEGLESSSEIMTVFSKHYAQDPMCQFELDVCLTEVVDYNERLVVVCVGDVTPRDLTSTMMAVMNTTMYIQWRYEPGTRKMFWKRLQLCLRGMERRRPKRVHPDRPVTNTTSV, from the coding sequence ATGAGAAGCACGCAGAAAAGTTTAAATCCATTCCATATTTTGTCTCCTTCTTTTCAGGGTGGTGTCATACCATTTGTTGTCCATCGCCGACTATTGACCATGGAGTCATCTGTTAAACCTGGATTTCTGTGCTGCGCGTTTTTGGCTCTAGCTGTCTGCAGTGGTCATCTAGGTTCTACGTCTTATGGTGTGACCTTGCCATCTCCTACTTCTGCAGCGAGAGACACCCAAGGCCATCAGCGATGGTCAAGAGGCAAGCTTTGTTTTCAAGACAAATGCGCCTGCTACAAGGAAGTTGCTAACTGCTCACATAATGATGGCAGTCTGAGCTTCATTCCAAAACTAAACTTCCGTCGACCAATCCGAAGATTGGTCTTTGGTGACAACAACTTGACAAGCATTCCAACGGACGATTTTTTTAAGAACGTTTCCGGGGTCAGAGTTCTCGATTTGCAGAACAACGACCTTAAAGAGATAAGCCCAGGAGCCTTTCGTCCTCTGACAAACTTGTCCGAACTGATCTTGGACAGCAACAAGTTAAAATACGACACTCTGCTCTCTGTTTTCTCGGCGAAAACCCTCAGAAAACTTAGCGCAAGAAACATGAGCCTTGGGACGATGCCGAGCGGTTATTTCTTTCGAAAGCTGATGCCGCCACAGTTTTTCCTGATTGATTTGTCTGACAATTCTTTAAAGTGTCTAAACCTTTCCGAATTCCAAGCTTTCCCTCGTCTCAAGAGTTTATTCGCCCGAAGCAGCCGTATTTATCGGGTGTATGTCAGTGCCATACCATCCCTGAGAGTACTACGTCTCCAGGACAACGCCTTGCATGACTTTCTGGACACGTGCACGGAAAATGGATCCTCGCTCTTTCCGAACCTGAGAATACTAGACTTAATTGATAACAAGTTCTCCGGGTTTAAAGGAAAACAGATTTGCCTGCCAAAGCTACACACTCTCAGtctgaacaaaaacaatataAAGCACATCAAAACGGACATGTTTGGCGGACACCGATTCCCACGCTTACGGCAGTTGAACTTGGGAGATATAACGAGCATCAAAGCCATCGATGAATTTGCCTTCAGGAATCCCAGGCTACGTTTTCTTGGGTTAAATCGCTGTCAAATCCGTTTCAGCGATGTCTCCGTGAATCCTTTGTGTTTTGCCGAAAGCCCACGTCTTGTGCAACTGCAGCTAGATCACAATTTCCTGGCCGGTCTGTTAGATGAAAAGTTCAGCCAGTTATTTGGCTCAGTGAAAAATCTCACCAGACTGTACCTGGGAAAATGTGATATACATTCTATCTCAAAACGAGCCTTTGCTACTGGAATGAGACGTCTCTCCGAGTTGTACCTGCACAGGAATAAGATAGCTGATCTACCTGACGGTGTCTTCGATTCTTTGAACAGTCTACAAAAATTGACGCTTGGCTTGAATCAGCTGCACACTGTTCAGGAGAGCTTGTTCAGTCCCGAACTGCGAGGTCGGCTGGTTCATCTTGATCTGAGTGGTAACCCGTTCATCTGTGACTGTAACTTGCTGTGGTTACAGAAGTGGTTCGTAGCTTCCTCTTCCTTGTTTGACAATTACACTCATTACACATGTAACAACTTAAACAGTATAGATCTGGTGGATTTCGCATTGAAAGAAGAAGGCTGCTTTTTCAGCCAAGACACCCTCAAGGCGATGATTGGCTGTGTTGTACTGTTCGTTGTGTCGCTTGTTGGGCTAGCAGTAGTGTATCAGTACCGCTGGCACATCCGTCTGAAGCTGACTTTCCGCAACATCAACGACTTCAGAAGCAGACGACTCGAAAATAGCGTTGCAGAATACGATATTTTTGTATCCTGCGCAGAAGAAGACCAGTCTTGGGTGGAGCAGAATCTTGTTCCCCATCTTGAAGGACGACTGGGCCTCCGACTGTGTCTCCAGGACAGAGACACACGCCCAAACAAGCCAGTCATCAAGAATATTCTGGAAGGTCTGGAGTCCAGCAGCGAGATCATGACGGTCTTCTCCAAGCATTACGCGCAGGATCCCATGTGTCAGTTTGAGCTGGACGTCTGCCTCACTGAAGTGGTTGACTACAATGAACGGTTGGTAgtcgtgtgtgtgggtgacgTCACGCCACGTGACCTGACGTCCACCATGATGGCGGTGATGAACACGACCATGTACATTCAGTGGCGGTACGAGCCTGGAACCAGAAAAATGTTCTGGAAGAGGTTGCAGCTGTGTCTCCGGGGTATGGAGAGACGACGTCCCAAAAGGGTACATCCTGACAGACCTGTGACAAATACAACTTCAGTATAA
- the LOC138976009 gene encoding toll-like receptor 4, translating into MGTEVRGKISSIVIFALVTSDVICSGIQTQPYFSASSSRITKQIPQPHEALLRKQMDVNQPQTIRTPEGATPSPSSRHESHGTFCFEKKCVCFKNGTADCSHNFGKLSFIPQLPPNITLLQFSYNNLTAITDDDFFSNASGIAYIDLQHNGLGYICPGAFRGLKRLRSIYLGYNGLSYEALKPVFEAEALRALTIRYMNLGPPPDDFFLQRPMPPLRTIDLSGNTILHLNFSVFVTLKHFSTLKAIGCRIASITSAYLYRLEAMHLISNDLYSFPETCKNGTSLFPHLHHVIFNDNKISGITGDVCLPRLRSLALDSNPILFFTTDMFNEGRFPRMTTLTLSDIQPIKRMEKFAFRHPRLEFLNMMYCNLALNEDVTHPDAFAGSPKLLYLQLSHSQAAGITDEKFSRLFGSIKNLEILYLGQCSLSKISSQTFSSLRNLCKLYLHRNKLVSIPDGTFDFLANLTVLTLGDNQIASIRESTFSPNMRKRLTQLDLSGNPFECDCNLLWFKEWYVRSRNSTFSHSYANYTCKNRPNTPLTSFFLQEQECLFTTETNRIIIACVVMCLIVLCIVSVMYQYRWNIRLMLAFRGHGDLMKRRLREENFDYDIFVSCAEEDEAWLDEYFMPEAEGGLGLRVCFHKRDFIPGKNILTNIIDSVKASKKFVMIFSEHFAQSRWCQFELDLCLGHVFDNDDALIVTCVGQLTPRDLTATMMAVMKTTTYIQWEEYQDDRASFWQRMRHAFKDIITGIP; encoded by the coding sequence ATGGGAACAGAAGTTCGTGGCAAGATCTCCAGCATCGTCATTTTTGCTCTGGTGACTTCTGATGTCATCTGCTCTGGGATTCAAACCCAACCCTACTTTAGCGCCTCTTCTTCACGAATAACGAAACAAATTCCACAGCCTCATGAAGCTCTTCTGCGAAAACAAATGGACGTAAACCAGCCACAAACCATTAGGACTCCAGAAGGAGCTACACCTTCCCCTTCGAGTAGACATGAATCTCACGGAACTTTCTGCTTTGAGAAGAAGTGTGTTTGCTTCAAAAATGGAACCGCCGATTGCTCACACAACTTCGGAAAGTTGAGCTTCATTCCGCAGCTACCTCCAAACATCACACTCCTACAATTTTCTTACAACAATCTGACAGCCATAACAGATGATGACTTTTTCAGCAATGCTTCTGGGATCGCCTACATTGACTTGCAACACAACGGACTGGGGTATATCTGCCCTGGAGCTTTTCGTGGGCTCAAGAGATTAAGAAGTATATATTTGGGTTATAATGGATTGAGCTACGAAGCCCTTAAGCCTGTCTTTGAGGCCGAAGCGTTAAGGGCTCTCACAATACGATACATGAATCTAGGACCTCCACCTGATGATTTCTTCCTGCAAAGACCAATGCCGCCACTGAGAACGATCGACCTGAGCGGAAATACCATTCTCCATCTCAACTTCTCAGTTTTTGTGACTCTCAAACACTTTTCGACTTTGAAGGCAATCGGTTGTCGTATCGCCAGCATAACGTCTGCTTACTTGTACCGATTGGAGGCAATGCATCTGATTTCCAACGACCTCTACTCCTTCCCAGAAACCTGCAAAAACGGCACATCACTGTTTCCGCATTTGCATCATGTTATTTTCAACGATAATAAAATCAGCGGGATCACGGGTGACGTGTGCTTGCCGAGACTTCGTTCGCTCGCTTTGGACTCAAACCCCATTCTTTTCTTCACAACGGACATGTTCAACGAAGGAAGATTTCCCAGGATGACTACTCTGACGCTGAGCGACATCCAACCAATCAAACGAATGGAAAAGTTCGCGTTTCGTCATCCGAGACTGGAGTTCCTGAACATGATGTATTGCAACTTGGCGTTGAACGAAGACGTTACGCACCCAGACGCTTTTGCTGGCAGTCCTAAGTTGCTCTACTTACAGTTGAGTCACAGCCAGGCTGCGGGAATCACAGACGAAAAGTTCTCAAGGTTGTTCGGGTCTATAAAGAACTTAGAAATTTTGTATCTGGGGCAGTGTTCTTTGTCGAAAATAAGCAGCCAGACATTCAGCAGCCTTCGGAATCTCTGTAAACTGTATTTACATCGAAACAAGCTGGTGAGCATTCCTGACGGCACGTTTGATTTTTTGGCTAATCTAACGGTCCTGACTTTGGGAGATAACCAGATAGCCTCAATACGAGAAAGCACGTTCAGCCCGAACATGAGAAAAAGGCTGACACAGTTGGACTTGAGTGGGAACCCGTTTGAGTGCGACTGCAATCTTCTTTGGTTCAAAGAGTGGTATGTGAGGTCTCGTAACTCCACGTTCAGTCACTCGTATGCAAACTACACGTGCAAGAACAGACCCAACACGCCCTTAACGTCGTTTTTTCTTCAGGAACAGGAGTGTTTGTTCACAACCGAAACAAACAGGATCATCATTGCCTGCGTTGTCATGTGTTTGATCGTTCTCTGTATCGTCTCCGTGATGTACCAGTACCGCTGGAACATTCGTCTCATGTTGGCTTTTCGCGGCCACGGCGACTTGATGAAGAGACGACTCCGAGAAGAGAACTTTGACTACGACATCTTCGTCTCCTGCGCCGAAGAAGACGAAGCATGGCTCGATGAATACTTCATGCCTGAGGCTGAAGGTGGGCTGGGACTCCGAGTGTGTTTCCACAAAAGAGACTTCATCCCGGGCAAGAACATTCTGACCAACATCATAGACAGTGTCAAAGCCAGCAAGAAGTTTGTGATGATATTTTCAGAGCACTTCGCTCAGAGCCGGTGGTGTCAGTTTGAGCTTGACCTGTGTCTGGGTCACGTGTTTGACAATGATGACGCGTTGATTGTGACGTGTGTGGGTCAGCTTACACCACGTGACTTAACCGCCACCATGATGGCAGTCATGAAGACCACGACCTATATTCAGTGGGAAGAGTATCAGGATGACAGAGCCTCATTTTGGCAACGGATGCGCCACGCTTTCAAGGACATTATAACTGGCATTCCATAA